A region of the Nitrospirota bacterium genome:
GTCGTGGAGGCCCTCAGGCCCCCCGGACGGCACACGCTCTCAATGCCTCGCACTCGATCGCTGCCCATGAGCGCTTCCACACCCGGCGTATCGAGGTTAACCGCCATTACTCGGACACACTCCTAGCGTGAAAAAACAGCTCTTCGCTAGCGACTGGGCTACAAACAGATTGCTTTCACCCCGCTGCTCTGGTAGGTTGATGTAAATAGTCGACTCCGCCTTGCGTCCCTTCTGTTGAGGCCCCCGTGGGCACGTCGCGATCGCCAGATCGGCGATCGCATTCATTTCCTGTGGGTCGCCACTCCCAGGCGCAGCGTTCTGGCGTTGGACCCAGACCATCGTGCGGCCGACGTGCCACGACCAGGCTCACGTCGACCAGAATCGAGTGACCAGAAACCGACGGAGGCCGGTATGGACCGCATGTCTCGTTCGCCCTTCTCTGCAGTCCCCGCGTTGCTGACGGTCTTGTTGGCAGCCTGTAGCAGCGGAGGGTCTTCCGGCGGCGGAGCCCCTGGGGACACCACGGCGCCGGTGGTGTCGACCATCAACCTGCCCAGCGGCAGCACGCTCGGCCCCGGCGCGCAGATCGTCGTGACTTTCAACGAGCCGATGAATCCCCTCTCCCTCCGCCTCGGGGGCACCATGGCCGCCGAGAGCAACGGGGGAGTCTGGGCCGCGCTCTTATCCAGCCCCACGACAATGGCGGCCGGCGCGTCCGCCACGACCTCGGAGCGGCTCACGATCGGACCCGTGACGCAATGGACCGGCGGCCCTGACCGGACCCTGTCCATCGATGTGAAGGATGTTGCCGGCAATGCCCTCGACACCGTGCACCTGTCCGTCACGGTCGATGCCACCTTGCCCACTGCGGCAGTCGACCCACCCAACGGGACCTTCCTCGCCAAGGACGCGCCCCTGACTATCGTGTTCAGCGAGTCGATGAACCCCGCGACCCTGGCGCTGGATGGTGATCTCGTCCCGGAAGCGACCGCGGCGGTCTGGTCCACCACCACACAGCCCGACGACACCGCCACCCTTGCACCCAGCACCACTTGGACCTTGGGCCCTCGCACGCTGACCGTGGAAGCCAACGATGCGCTGGGCAACCCACTGAACACCTTCCATGTGAGCCTGGTGGTGGTGGACGGCATCATCTATGTGAGCACACCTGGAGATGGTGGGGATGATGGTCAGCCCGGCACCAAGCAGGCGCCCAAAGCCACGATCCCCGCAGGGATTGCGGCCGCCGCCGCGTTCTCTCCCGGAGTCGTCTTGGTGTCGCACGGGACGCACCCGGTCGATAGCGGTGCGACCACACCCACCCACGTGGTCCTGGCCGAAGGTATTTCGGTCTATGGCGGGTACTCCGCAGACTTTAGCCGGCGCGATCCCGTGCCGCCCGCGATGGATATCTCGGAGGCCAATACCACGATCATTGTGGACGTGAGCACGGCTCGTGCGGCGACCGCCCGTACCAATTCGGTGGTTGAAGCCAACGGCCCCATTACGGCCGCCACGGTGCTGGATGGATTTCTGCTTCGAGTCGGTGGCGTCTCGGCATCATCCGGTATCTACATCCACTTCCAGGCCTCGCCGACGGTTCAACACAACACCATCGACGCCGGGTCCAATACCACCGGCAATTCCTTCGGCATTTTCAGCTTGGGGAATCCGACCATTCAAAACAACACGATCACCGGGGGCTCTGTCGGCATCCAGATCGAGGGCTACTCGGCTCCGAGCATTCGGAATAACACGATTGAGGGGACCACCGGTATCTACAGCGAGTACTCCTCGGCTCCGAGCATCCGGAATAACACGATCAGCGGGGGCAGCGGAGCTAGCTCCTATGGCATCCTGATCACCCAATTTTCTTCTCCAACCATTGAGAACAATACGATCACCGGGGGCAGCGGTCGAAACTCACACGGTATTATGACCCTCGGCGGGTCTCCGAGCATCAAGAGTAACACGATCAGCGGGGGCAACGGAGATAGCTCCTATGGCATCGTAATCACCCAATTGTCTTCTCCAACCATTGAGAACAATACGATCGCCGGGGGCAGCGGAGATAGCTCCTATGGCATCGTTTTCACCCCAGGTTCTGGGTCTACACCAATTCAGAATAATTCGATCAGTGGCGGGAGCGGGACCTATTCCTACGGCATTCAGATCCGATTTCCCTCCACTGGTTCCGGGCTTCCCGAGATTAGGAATAATACGATCGACGGGGGGAGTGGCGCGACCCAAGCCATCGGCATCGATATGTCCGGTCGAGGGACGCCGATGATTCAAAACAATATCGTGTTTACCTCCGGGAACGGACAACGGTACTGCCTCTATAATCTGGCTGTGTTCACAATTGTCGTCTTTAACAACGATCTGTTCGACTGTCCAACCGCCCTGTATTCGGATGGCTCGACACTTTATACTCTTACAGACATCAGTGGCGTCAACAGCCTCCCATACGGCCGGAATAATGTGTCCATTGATCCACAGTTCGCCGATCGTGACGGACCCGATCATCAGATCACCTCCATGGAGGACAACGATTGGCATTTGACCGCCTCCTCCCACGCCAGCGTGACGCAAGGGGGGCTGGATCTTTCAGCCGCATTCACAGCCGCATTCCCGACCGACCAAGACGGCACGACTCGCACGGCCCCATGGTCCATGGGTGCATACGAACTGGATGGGCAGGGCGGAACAACGGAATTCTAGGCGCCCGAGGATACCCTCGGCTCGGCCGCTTGTGGAATGGACCGCCGCGTCAGGTCCAGGACACAAACAGTAATGGTTTGTTCACGGCCGTCGCACGCCTTCAGTTTCCCCCTTTGAAAAAGGGGGGAACCAAATAGAACGGGGGCATTATACCGATCAAGCGGGACAAGGCCAATTGCCTACTCCACAGTGACGAGGCCTTTCTGGCCGATCGCGCCTTCCACCCTGACCTCCCGGTCCACGAATTGCTGGATCACCCAGAGGTTCGTCAGCAGGTGCGTCGTGCCCGCCTCTGTGGTGATGGTCGATGGCCCGTGAGCCAGCGCGAGGTAGGGCAGAAGTTGGTCCGCGAGGTGGCGGTCCACCGCGGCCCCGCTTTTCACAAACCTCACACATTCCTCGGCGGCTTCACGCCCCACGACCTCTGCGCGCTTCCCGATCGCGCCGAGCGAGGCGAATCCTGCGGCACCGTTGTGCATCTCGATTTTGAGAAAGCACGCGGTGCCGCGGCCTACGGCCTGCGCCTCGCTGATTTGGATGTCAGACGTCACACCCGCGGCGTGGAGGACGTGTGTTGCCGCGTCTTTCTGGCGTTCGGCAATGTGCCGCGGGAGGTTGGCGATGGCTGAAATTCCGACGATGCGCGTCACTGGTCCTGGCCTGTCCCATGTCAGCCCTTTGAGATTGGGAGACGGTGTGATGCGCGCGATGACCTCGCCTTTACCGATCGGATAAAAGCCC
Encoded here:
- the rtcA gene encoding RNA 3'-terminal phosphate cyclase, whose amino-acid sequence is MITIDGAYGEGGGQIVRTALALSCVTGRAVEIDRVRANRRNPGLQPQHLTGVLACAQITRAEVEGAVLGSKRLVFSPGRISGGDYTFDVEQTAGKGSAGSVSLILQAILLPLSSAASPSRIVLRGGTHVNRSPSVHYLTEVFLPTIRRLGVQADVDLVRWGFYPIGKGEVIARITPSPNLKGLTWDRPGPVTRIVGISAIANLPRHIAERQKDAATHVLHAAGVTSDIQISEAQAVGRGTACFLKIEMHNGAAGFASLGAIGKRAEVVGREAAEECVRFVKSGAAVDRHLADQLLPYLALAHGPSTITTEAGTTHLLTNLWVIQQFVDREVRVEGAIGQKGLVTVE
- a CDS encoding right-handed parallel beta-helix repeat-containing protein, which gives rise to MDRMSRSPFSAVPALLTVLLAACSSGGSSGGGAPGDTTAPVVSTINLPSGSTLGPGAQIVVTFNEPMNPLSLRLGGTMAAESNGGVWAALLSSPTTMAAGASATTSERLTIGPVTQWTGGPDRTLSIDVKDVAGNALDTVHLSVTVDATLPTAAVDPPNGTFLAKDAPLTIVFSESMNPATLALDGDLVPEATAAVWSTTTQPDDTATLAPSTTWTLGPRTLTVEANDALGNPLNTFHVSLVVVDGIIYVSTPGDGGDDGQPGTKQAPKATIPAGIAAAAAFSPGVVLVSHGTHPVDSGATTPTHVVLAEGISVYGGYSADFSRRDPVPPAMDISEANTTIIVDVSTARAATARTNSVVEANGPITAATVLDGFLLRVGGVSASSGIYIHFQASPTVQHNTIDAGSNTTGNSFGIFSLGNPTIQNNTITGGSVGIQIEGYSAPSIRNNTIEGTTGIYSEYSSAPSIRNNTISGGSGASSYGILITQFSSPTIENNTITGGSGRNSHGIMTLGGSPSIKSNTISGGNGDSSYGIVITQLSSPTIENNTIAGGSGDSSYGIVFTPGSGSTPIQNNSISGGSGTYSYGIQIRFPSTGSGLPEIRNNTIDGGSGATQAIGIDMSGRGTPMIQNNIVFTSGNGQRYCLYNLAVFTIVVFNNDLFDCPTALYSDGSTLYTLTDISGVNSLPYGRNNVSIDPQFADRDGPDHQITSMEDNDWHLTASSHASVTQGGLDLSAAFTAAFPTDQDGTTRTAPWSMGAYELDGQGGTTEF